One genomic region from Longimicrobiaceae bacterium encodes:
- a CDS encoding LemA family protein — MRLQKIVTALGLTLSLAGCGYNQIQGLDEKAEAAKSNIGVQLTARNQLIPNMVATVQGAANFERGTFTDVAKARAGQVQQAQAGLTQAQQQVSQAVQSKDVKQMSAADAAVTRQIGTYLNIAVEAYPQLKATANFTALQDQLAESENRIANARQDYNEAVRQYNTYIRSFPQAMTAKATGAQRKEPYQAPAGSDQAPKVDFNNGAGNP; from the coding sequence ATGCGGCTTCAGAAGATCGTGACGGCGCTCGGCCTGACCCTTTCGCTCGCCGGGTGCGGGTACAACCAGATCCAAGGTCTGGACGAGAAGGCCGAGGCCGCCAAGTCCAACATCGGCGTGCAGCTCACCGCGCGTAACCAGCTCATTCCCAACATGGTCGCCACGGTGCAGGGCGCGGCCAACTTCGAGCGCGGCACGTTCACCGACGTCGCGAAGGCGCGCGCCGGGCAGGTGCAGCAGGCGCAGGCCGGGCTCACGCAGGCGCAGCAGCAGGTGAGCCAGGCGGTGCAGAGCAAGGACGTGAAGCAGATGTCCGCCGCCGACGCGGCCGTGACGCGGCAGATCGGCACCTACCTCAACATCGCGGTCGAGGCGTACCCGCAGCTCAAGGCGACGGCGAACTTCACCGCGCTGCAGGACCAGCTGGCCGAGAGCGAGAACCGCATCGCCAACGCGCGCCAGGACTACAACGAGGCCGTGCGACAGTACAACACGTACATCCGTTCCTTCCCGCAGGCCATGACCGCGAAGGCCACGGGCGCCCAGCGCAAGGAGCCGTACCAGGCCCCCGCCGGGTCCGACCAGGCCCCCAAGGTCGACTTCAACAACGGCGCCGGAAACCCGTAG
- a CDS encoding nucleotidyltransferase domain-containing protein, giving the protein MGKEMERAEKFAAELERVYGGELVSAVLYGSAARGHFHEGVSDLNVLVLLRDTSAAALRRGSALAREWAAGGNPPPMVLGAEEWRRSADVFPIELADIRDAHHVLRGADPFDGVTIDPADLRLQCENELKGKYIQLRQAYLVSSGTPEELGALVKRSLSTFLVLFRTVLRLAGEEGVHDPEQVVRKTAARVGFDAAPMLRILAARRSGEELKPGADSPEVVGYLDGVGRVVDFVDRLPA; this is encoded by the coding sequence ATGGGCAAAGAGATGGAGCGGGCCGAGAAGTTCGCGGCCGAGCTGGAGCGGGTGTACGGCGGCGAGCTCGTCTCGGCCGTGCTGTACGGGTCGGCGGCGCGCGGCCACTTCCACGAGGGCGTCTCGGACCTGAACGTGCTGGTGCTGCTGCGCGACACGTCCGCCGCGGCGCTGCGGCGGGGCTCGGCGCTGGCGCGCGAGTGGGCGGCGGGGGGCAACCCCCCGCCGATGGTGCTGGGGGCGGAGGAGTGGCGGCGCTCGGCGGACGTCTTCCCCATCGAGCTGGCCGACATCCGCGACGCGCACCACGTGCTTCGCGGCGCCGACCCGTTCGACGGAGTGACCATCGACCCGGCCGACCTGCGGCTCCAGTGCGAGAACGAGCTGAAGGGCAAGTACATCCAGCTCCGGCAGGCGTACCTCGTCTCGTCCGGCACGCCGGAGGAGCTGGGGGCGCTGGTGAAGCGGTCGCTCAGCACCTTCCTGGTGCTCTTCCGCACGGTGCTGCGCCTGGCGGGCGAGGAGGGCGTGCACGACCCGGAGCAGGTGGTGCGGAAGACGGCGGCGCGCGTGGGGTTCGACGCGGCGCCCATGCTGCGCATCCTGGCCGCCCGCCGCTCGGGCGAGGAGCTGAAGCCTGGCGCCGACTCGCCCGAGGTGGTGGGCTACCTGGACGGCGTAGGGCGCGTGGTGGACTTCGTGGACCGCCTTCCGGCGTAG
- a CDS encoding TPM domain-containing protein, giving the protein MDAPRGGQAGRFRTTAAARLLAATAMLVLAAVPAGAQGGKLAIPAPTGLVNDFANVIPDAQERQIAAVLQEVRDKSGGGQIAVVTLPTLGGHTRDEVGLQILRDWGVGGKTNKPGDPHNNSGTVILLVPKEHESKIEVGYGANTFIPAAVAGRIQDQYMLPAYRAGDFGTGLYQGAVAVAREYAKEFHFQLTSPGASPAPAPRVQTQPMPVGRGGGGGIPFRLIIMVIVVILFFFRGGGGGGGRRRRRGGFPVILPFPMGGGGGFGGGGFGGGGFGGGGGFGGFGGGGGGGGGAGRSW; this is encoded by the coding sequence ATGGACGCGCCGCGGGGCGGACAAGCCGGGCGCTTCCGGACCACGGCCGCCGCGCGGCTGCTGGCCGCAACAGCAATGCTCGTGCTCGCCGCCGTTCCCGCGGGGGCGCAGGGCGGCAAGCTCGCGATTCCCGCGCCCACGGGCCTGGTCAACGACTTCGCCAACGTCATCCCCGACGCGCAGGAGCGGCAGATCGCCGCCGTGCTGCAGGAGGTGCGCGACAAGAGCGGCGGCGGCCAGATCGCCGTCGTCACCCTGCCCACGCTCGGCGGGCACACGCGCGACGAGGTGGGCCTTCAGATCCTGCGGGACTGGGGCGTGGGAGGCAAGACCAACAAGCCCGGCGATCCCCACAACAACAGCGGCACCGTGATCCTGCTCGTGCCCAAGGAGCACGAGTCCAAGATCGAGGTGGGCTACGGGGCGAACACCTTCATCCCCGCGGCGGTGGCGGGCCGCATCCAGGACCAGTACATGCTCCCCGCGTACCGCGCGGGCGACTTCGGGACCGGGCTGTACCAGGGCGCGGTGGCCGTGGCGCGGGAGTACGCCAAGGAGTTCCACTTCCAGCTCACGAGCCCGGGGGCCTCTCCTGCCCCGGCGCCGCGCGTGCAGACCCAGCCGATGCCGGTGGGGCGCGGTGGCGGCGGCGGCATCCCGTTCCGCCTCATCATCATGGTCATCGTCGTGATCCTCTTCTTCTTCCGCGGCGGCGGCGGGGGAGGCGGGCGTAGGCGGCGGCGCGGCGGCTTCCCCGTCATCCTGCCGTTCCCCATGGGCGGCGGCGGCGGGTTCGGAGGCGGCGGCTTCGGGGGTGGCGGGTTCGGCGGAGGCGGAGGGTTCGGTGGTTTCGGCGGGGGTGGCGGAGGCGGAGGCGGTGCGGGCAGAAGCTGGTGA